One window of the Primulina eburnea isolate SZY01 chromosome 18, ASM2296580v1, whole genome shotgun sequence genome contains the following:
- the LOC140819398 gene encoding E2F transcription factor-like E2FE encodes MALPEFHAAAAMDSGSKDVPYCRKQKSLGLLCANFLSLYDRDGVETIGLDDAASRLGVERRRIYDIVNVLESIGILARKAKNRYTWKGFGAIPKALEDLKKEGLKENGSAVETSCSEKTSDDEEDEMCSDMNNSSQTDKSDANSVPKCSLSNRSGENRKEKSLGLLTQNFVKLFLCTDMDMISLDDAAKLLLGDGSRNSMTTRTKVRRLYDIANVLSSMNFIEKTHHPETRKPAFIWLGLNGKADKRNVDSLVLSESKKRVFGTDLTNATIKRFKVDGDASHFLKPHIPIQIKQENFDNEVEKTKTGGKSYQFGPFAPANVHKDGASQDEKEKQIIDWESLASTYRPQYHNQALKDLFSHYVEAWKSWYSEVAGKNHIQLKS; translated from the exons ATGGCTTTACCTGAGTTCCATGCAGCGGCAGCCATGGATTCTGGATCTAAAGATGTTCCATATTGCCGCAAACAGAAATCTCTGGGTCTCTTGTGCGCCAA TTTCCTGAGCTTGTATGATAGAGATGGTGTCGAAACAATTGGGCTCGACGATGCAGCTTCACGACTTG GGGTGGAAAGGCGACGAATTTATGACATCGTGAACGTTCTGGAAAGCATTGGC ATCCTTGCGCGGAAGGCCAAGAATCGCTATACATGGAAAGGGTTCGGGGCAATCCCTAAGGCTCTGGAAGACCTAAAA AAAGAGGGCTTAAAGGAGAATGGCTCTGCAGTTGAAACAAGCTGCTCTGAGAAA ACTTCAGATGATGAAGAAGACGAGATGTGCTCAGATATGAACAACTCAAGTCAAACTGATAAATCAGACGCTAATTCTGTTCCTAAATGTTCTCTGTCAAACAGATCTG GTGAAAATAGAAAAGAGAAGTCTCTTGGGCTTTTGACTCAGAATTTTGTTAAGCTTTTTCTTTGCACTGAT ATGGATATGATTTCTCTTGATGATGCTGCAAAACTACTGCTTGGGGATGGAAGCCGCAATTCAATGACTACAAGAA CAAAGGTTAGAAGGCTGTATGATATAGCTAATGTTCTGTCTTCCATGAATTTTATTGAGAAG ACGCATCATCCCGAAACAAGGAAACCTGCTTTCATATGGTTGGGGCTGAATGGAAAAGCTGATAAACGAAATGTGGATTCCTTGGTTTTGAGTGAGTCCAAAAAGAGGGTTTTTGGAACTGACCTTACTAATGCTACTATAAAGAGGTTCAAGGTGGATGGGGATGCATCCCATTTCCTCAAACCACATATACCAATTCAAATTAAACAAGAGAATTTCGATAATGAGGTTGAAAAGACAAAGACAGGAGGCAAGAGTTACCAGTTTGGTCCTTTTGCTCCTGCAAATGTGCACAAGGACGGAGCTTCTCAAGATGAAAAAGAAAAACAGATAATAGATTGGGAAAGTCTTGCCTCCACTTATCGGCCTCAGTATCATAATCAAG